A single Clavibacter nebraskensis NCPPB 2581 DNA region contains:
- a CDS encoding ArsR/SmtB family transcription factor, with protein sequence MPRSRPDADDDAVEVFKVLANPVRLRIMRWLRDPEGEFADYEPIADRREHGVCVTHIQLKSGLAQSTVS encoded by the coding sequence GTGCCCCGCTCCCGACCCGACGCCGACGATGACGCCGTCGAGGTGTTCAAGGTCCTCGCGAACCCCGTGCGCCTGCGGATCATGCGGTGGCTCCGTGACCCCGAGGGCGAGTTCGCCGACTACGAGCCCATCGCCGACCGGCGGGAGCACGGCGTGTGCGTCACGCACATCCAGCTCAAGTCGGGCCTCGCGCAGTCGACGGTCTCCTGA
- a CDS encoding Dabb family protein, whose amino-acid sequence MTLRHVVSWKLADRDPAALDRDAARVMEALGTLPDLVPGIRAFQLGRDVVGSARSHDVVLIADFDDRAGLEAYDVHPEHQRVAAFVRSLVASAASVDFEV is encoded by the coding sequence ATGACCCTCCGCCACGTCGTCTCCTGGAAGCTCGCCGACCGCGATCCCGCCGCCCTCGACCGGGACGCCGCCCGCGTCATGGAGGCGCTCGGGACCCTGCCCGACCTGGTGCCCGGCATCCGCGCGTTCCAGCTGGGGCGCGACGTGGTCGGATCCGCGCGCAGCCACGACGTCGTGCTCATCGCCGACTTCGACGACCGGGCCGGCCTCGAGGCGTACGACGTGCACCCGGAGCACCAGCGCGTCGCCGCGTTCGTGCGGAGCCTGGTGGCGTCCGCGGCCTCGGTCGACTTCGAGGTCTGA
- a CDS encoding LCP family protein produces the protein MPRETRHDGRLAPGIARHGRLRKPSAVPTAVKALAAATAVVIASTGSVAAFAAWDLARTVQANSVDINDGQAPPPSIGGIDGGANILLAGSDSREGQGDRYGDPAEMVGNDHNDVTMLLHISEDHSRATVVSFPRDLLVDRPACRSADGTRDLPAASRSPFNDSMQVGGLACVVRTVESLTGLAVPYGGVVQFLGVKGITQAIGGVPVCLANPIDDDADIHLGAGERTLQGDDVVGFLRTRHGVSDGSDIGRISNQQVFLGALARAVTSTGTLTNPAKVYGIARAVVEDMKLSTSLDDPATIASLALTLKDIPLDRITFVQYPGFREGQKVVPDAASADRMMALISADADFALAPDRAANGVVLPPGSEATPDPSSTSDAGAAPSTDPSAPAVLPENVMGQTADEATCSNAR, from the coding sequence ATGCCCCGCGAGACGCGACACGACGGGCGCCTCGCGCCCGGCATCGCCCGGCACGGCCGGCTGCGCAAGCCCAGCGCCGTGCCCACCGCGGTGAAGGCGCTCGCTGCGGCGACGGCCGTGGTGATCGCGAGCACGGGATCCGTCGCCGCGTTCGCCGCGTGGGACCTCGCGCGCACGGTGCAGGCGAACTCGGTCGACATCAACGACGGGCAGGCGCCGCCGCCGTCCATCGGCGGGATCGACGGGGGTGCGAACATCCTGCTCGCCGGGAGCGACAGCCGCGAGGGGCAGGGCGACCGGTACGGGGATCCGGCGGAGATGGTCGGCAACGACCACAACGACGTCACGATGCTGCTGCACATCAGCGAGGACCACTCGCGGGCGACGGTGGTGTCGTTCCCGCGCGACCTCCTCGTCGACCGTCCGGCCTGCCGCAGCGCGGACGGCACCCGGGACCTGCCCGCCGCGAGCCGCAGCCCCTTCAACGACTCCATGCAGGTCGGCGGGCTCGCGTGCGTGGTCCGCACCGTCGAGAGCCTCACGGGTCTCGCCGTCCCGTACGGCGGCGTGGTGCAGTTCCTGGGCGTGAAGGGGATCACGCAGGCGATCGGCGGGGTGCCGGTGTGCCTGGCCAACCCCATCGACGACGACGCGGACATCCACCTGGGCGCGGGCGAGCGGACGCTCCAGGGCGATGACGTGGTCGGGTTCCTCCGCACCCGGCACGGCGTGAGCGACGGCAGCGACATCGGCCGCATCAGCAACCAGCAGGTCTTCCTCGGCGCCCTCGCGCGAGCGGTCACGAGCACGGGCACGCTCACGAATCCCGCGAAGGTCTACGGGATCGCGCGGGCTGTCGTGGAGGACATGAAGCTCTCGACGTCGCTCGACGATCCCGCGACGATCGCGTCCCTCGCCCTGACGCTGAAGGACATCCCCCTCGACCGCATCACGTTCGTCCAGTACCCGGGCTTCCGCGAAGGGCAGAAGGTGGTGCCGGACGCCGCGTCCGCGGACCGGATGATGGCGCTCATCTCGGCCGACGCGGACTTCGCGCTCGCGCCCGACCGGGCGGCCAACGGCGTCGTCCTCCCGCCCGGCTCCGAGGCCACGCCGGACCCGTCGTCCACGTCGGACGCGGGCGCCGCGCCTTCCACGGATCCGTCGGCACCCGCCGTGCTCCCCGAGAACGTGATGGGCCAGACCGCCGACGAGGCGACCTGCTCCAACGCGCGATAG
- a CDS encoding NAD(P)H-dependent oxidoreductase yields the protein MTTRDSPRTALIVHAHPEPLSFATAQMREAERALASRGCAVTVVDLREGGWDPVLARAQLPDAGERFKPQAEQMAAVRDGRLDPAVARQLDALLEADLLVLSFPLWWFSVPAILKGWLDRVLVMGAVFGGDHGLFDEAALVGRRAVLLVTTGGSPESFGPGSWFGDLDALLFPLHHGTLRFVGYDVLEPVVTYGPAHLDDAARDAALGEVRAAFDAIASRRILRLTT from the coding sequence GTGACGACACGCGACAGCCCCCGCACCGCCCTCATCGTGCACGCGCACCCCGAGCCCCTGTCCTTCGCGACGGCGCAGATGCGCGAGGCGGAACGTGCCCTCGCCTCCCGTGGCTGCGCGGTCACGGTCGTCGACCTGCGCGAGGGCGGGTGGGATCCGGTGCTCGCGCGGGCCCAGCTCCCCGACGCGGGCGAGCGCTTCAAGCCCCAGGCCGAGCAGATGGCCGCCGTCCGCGACGGGCGGCTCGATCCCGCCGTCGCCCGGCAGCTCGACGCGCTCCTCGAGGCCGACCTGCTCGTGCTGTCGTTCCCGCTCTGGTGGTTCTCCGTCCCGGCGATCCTCAAGGGCTGGCTCGACCGCGTCCTCGTGATGGGCGCGGTCTTCGGCGGCGACCACGGGCTGTTCGACGAGGCCGCCCTCGTCGGCCGACGCGCGGTGCTCCTCGTGACCACGGGAGGGTCGCCGGAGTCGTTCGGCCCCGGATCGTGGTTCGGCGACCTCGACGCGCTGCTGTTCCCGCTCCACCACGGCACGCTGCGCTTCGTGGGCTACGACGTGCTCGAGCCCGTCGTGACGTACGGCCCGGCGCACCTCGACGACGCGGCCCGCGACGCCGCGCTCGGCGAGGTGCGCGCGGCCTTCGACGCGATCGCATCCCGGCGCATCCTGCGGCTGACCACCTGA
- a CDS encoding cation diffusion facilitator family transporter, translating to MSESHGSKAILAALAANVGIAITKFVAAFFSGSSSMLAEGVHSLADSGNQILLLIGGKRAKRLADEEHPFGYGRVRYVYAFIVSIILFSVGGVYSLYEGIHKIEHPEPLDVPWLPIVVLLIAIALESFSLRTAIKESNPLRGKQTWVQFVRRAKSPELPVLLLEDTAALSGLVFALLGVTASILTGNGIYDGIGTLLIGVLLVAVAVILGVEMSSLLVGEGASKPDLAAIRAAIIAGDEAESIIHMKTLYLGPDELLVAAKIAMPATSSLGDVAAGIDAIERRVREAVPVARVIYLEPDVRVATR from the coding sequence TTGAGCGAATCCCACGGCAGCAAGGCGATCCTCGCCGCATTGGCCGCTAACGTCGGCATCGCGATCACGAAGTTCGTCGCCGCGTTCTTCTCGGGCTCCTCCTCCATGCTCGCCGAGGGCGTCCACTCGCTCGCCGACTCCGGCAACCAGATCCTGCTGCTCATCGGCGGCAAGCGCGCCAAGCGCCTCGCGGACGAGGAGCACCCGTTCGGATACGGCCGGGTCCGCTACGTCTACGCGTTCATCGTCTCGATCATCCTGTTCTCCGTCGGCGGCGTGTACTCGCTCTACGAGGGCATCCACAAGATCGAGCACCCGGAGCCGCTCGACGTGCCGTGGCTGCCGATCGTCGTGCTCCTGATCGCCATCGCGCTCGAGTCGTTCTCGCTGCGCACCGCGATCAAGGAGTCCAACCCGCTCCGCGGGAAGCAGACGTGGGTGCAGTTCGTGCGCCGCGCGAAGAGCCCGGAGCTCCCCGTGCTGCTGCTCGAGGACACGGCCGCACTCTCGGGCCTGGTGTTCGCGCTCCTCGGCGTGACGGCGTCGATCCTCACGGGGAACGGGATCTACGACGGCATCGGCACCCTGCTCATCGGCGTGCTGCTGGTGGCAGTCGCCGTGATCCTCGGGGTCGAGATGAGCAGCCTCCTCGTCGGCGAGGGCGCCTCGAAGCCGGACCTCGCGGCCATCCGCGCCGCCATCATCGCGGGCGACGAGGCCGAGTCGATCATCCACATGAAGACGCTGTACCTCGGCCCCGACGAGCTGCTCGTGGCCGCGAAGATCGCCATGCCCGCCACGAGCTCGCTCGGCGACGTGGCCGCCGGCATCGACGCGATCGAGCGCCGCGTGCGCGAAGCCGTGCCGGTCGCGCGCGTCATCTACCTCGAGCCCGACGTGCGGGTCGCCACGCGCTGA
- a CDS encoding helix-turn-helix domain-containing protein, translated as MSRDLSDVRFLTVAEVAEMMRVSKMTVYRLVHSGDLPAIRFGRSFRVPESAVLAAIDPTNALPGQPGEASRHSGMSDVG; from the coding sequence ATGTCGCGTGACCTGTCCGACGTCCGATTCCTCACGGTGGCCGAGGTGGCCGAGATGATGCGCGTCTCCAAGATGACCGTCTACCGCCTCGTGCACTCGGGCGACCTGCCCGCCATCCGCTTCGGCCGCTCGTTCCGCGTGCCCGAGTCCGCCGTGCTCGCCGCGATCGACCCGACCAACGCGCTGCCCGGCCAGCCCGGCGAGGCCTCGCGTCACTCCGGCATGTCGGATGTCGGCTAG
- a CDS encoding 30S ribosomal protein bS22, translated as MGSVIKKRRKRMAKKKHRKLLRKTRHQRRNKK; from the coding sequence ATGGGTTCAGTGATCAAGAAGCGTCGCAAGCGCATGGCGAAGAAGAAGCACCGCAAGCTGCTTCGCAAGACGCGCCACCAGCGCCGCAACAAGAAGTAG
- a CDS encoding TrkH family potassium uptake protein, giving the protein MRVRPDHGRPLLGRIRDFLDYFAHSTPARFAILIFAALVFTLTTILMLPGMTSTGGTAPFADALFTAVSAICVTGLATVDMATYWTPLGHAFIALGVQIGGIGVLTLASIMGLIVSRRLGLKARLMAASDSNPLRIHHGPVAEGQAVKLGEIGTLLLTVAISALVIELSIAALLFPRILLEGIPVGQAALDSFYYSLMAFTNTGFVFSEAGFELYHQDYWFLSLLMVGVFLGSIGFPVIYAVYRGWRKPRRFSVHVKLTLGTSLILIVLGTLAYVVLEWDNEKTFALMDPVQHGFQALFLSVMTRSGGFSTLDMADFGNASLLVTDMLMFIGGGSASTAGGIKVTTLAILFLAALAEARGSESMEVFERRIPSDVLRLAVSIVLWGATTVALSSIVLLQISGERLDYVLFDAISAFATSGLSTGFTAEATDPAKYVLAATMFLGRVGTVTLAAALASSTRRQLFQRSEERPIVG; this is encoded by the coding sequence ATGCGCGTCAGGCCGGATCACGGGCGTCCCCTCCTCGGGCGCATCCGCGACTTCCTCGACTACTTCGCGCACTCCACGCCCGCCCGCTTCGCGATCCTCATCTTCGCCGCGCTCGTGTTCACGCTCACGACGATCCTCATGCTCCCCGGCATGACGTCGACGGGCGGCACCGCGCCCTTCGCCGACGCGCTCTTCACGGCCGTGTCCGCCATCTGCGTCACGGGCCTCGCGACCGTCGACATGGCGACGTACTGGACCCCGCTCGGCCACGCCTTCATCGCGCTCGGCGTGCAGATCGGCGGCATCGGCGTGCTCACGCTCGCGTCGATCATGGGCCTCATCGTGTCGCGCCGCCTCGGCCTCAAGGCGCGGCTCATGGCGGCGAGCGACAGCAACCCGCTGCGGATCCACCACGGCCCCGTCGCCGAGGGCCAGGCCGTGAAGCTCGGCGAGATCGGCACGCTGCTGCTCACGGTCGCGATCAGCGCGCTCGTCATCGAGCTGTCGATCGCCGCGCTGCTGTTCCCGCGGATCCTGCTGGAGGGGATCCCGGTCGGCCAGGCCGCGCTCGACTCCTTCTACTACTCGCTCATGGCGTTCACGAACACGGGCTTCGTCTTCAGCGAGGCCGGGTTCGAGCTCTACCACCAGGACTACTGGTTCCTCAGCCTGCTCATGGTCGGCGTCTTCCTCGGCAGCATCGGCTTCCCCGTCATCTACGCCGTCTACCGCGGCTGGCGGAAGCCCCGGCGGTTCTCCGTGCACGTGAAGCTCACGCTCGGGACGTCGCTCATCCTCATCGTGCTCGGCACGCTCGCCTACGTGGTGCTCGAGTGGGACAACGAGAAGACCTTCGCGCTCATGGATCCCGTGCAGCACGGCTTCCAGGCGCTCTTCCTCTCGGTCATGACGCGCTCCGGCGGCTTCTCCACGCTGGACATGGCCGACTTCGGCAACGCGAGCCTGCTGGTCACCGACATGCTCATGTTCATCGGCGGCGGGTCCGCGTCCACGGCCGGCGGCATCAAGGTCACCACCCTCGCGATCCTGTTCCTCGCGGCGCTCGCCGAGGCCCGCGGCAGCGAGTCGATGGAGGTCTTCGAGCGCCGCATCCCGAGCGACGTGCTGCGCCTCGCGGTGAGCATCGTCCTCTGGGGCGCGACGACCGTGGCGCTCAGCAGCATCGTGCTGCTGCAGATCTCCGGCGAGCGCCTCGACTACGTGCTCTTCGACGCCATCAGCGCGTTCGCCACCTCGGGGCTCAGCACGGGCTTCACGGCCGAGGCCACGGATCCCGCGAAGTACGTGCTCGCGGCCACCATGTTCCTGGGGCGCGTCGGCACGGTCACGCTGGCCGCCGCCCTCGCCTCCAGCACCCGCCGGCAGCTCTTCCAGCGCTCCGAGGAGCGGCCGATCGTCGGCTGA
- a CDS encoding glutaredoxin family protein, with protein MSATVLTLVGKPGCHLCDDARDVVTGVLDGLEPARAAEVTLEERSILDDRALADRYAEEIPVLLIDGRVHNYWRIDADRLRRALDAR; from the coding sequence ATGAGCGCAACGGTCCTGACCCTCGTCGGCAAGCCCGGCTGCCACCTCTGCGACGACGCGCGCGACGTCGTGACCGGCGTGCTCGATGGGCTCGAGCCCGCCCGCGCGGCCGAGGTGACCCTGGAGGAGCGCAGCATCCTCGACGACCGGGCGCTCGCGGACCGGTACGCGGAGGAGATCCCCGTGCTCCTCATCGACGGGCGCGTGCACAACTACTGGCGCATCGACGCCGACCGGCTGCGGCGGGCGCTCGACGCGCGCTGA
- the aspS gene encoding aspartate--tRNA(Asn) ligase, which yields MTTRTLIKNLAALDDGDVAVSGWVETVRDQKKIQFVILRDESGAVQLTYKRQGDEDATADTISGLAAGTFLTATGTLKHDERVKLGGLEVGLSGIEVAGAAIPETPIAADSSIDKRLDWRFIDLRAPRNSLIFRVQTTLVHALRTYWVEHDFIEVFSPKLMATPSESNAELFKVDYFDGVAYLAQSPQFFKQMAQSAGFGKMFEVGPAFRADPSFTSRHATEFTSVDAEISWIESHEDVARLQEELIVAALTAVKEKHGDEIRELFDVEVTVPSIPFPRIPLLEAKDIVAKRGHVIDRADDDLDPEGERQIAAHVMEEFGHEFVFLTDYPSSIRPFYHMRNAEDPTITNSYDLIWNGVEITTGAQREHRVDVLEAQAREKGLDPEELGSYLDFFRYGVPPHGGFGMGLNRVLMLLLHQSNLREVTYLFRGPNRLAP from the coding sequence GTGACCACCCGAACCCTCATCAAGAACCTGGCCGCCCTCGACGACGGGGACGTGGCCGTCTCCGGCTGGGTCGAGACCGTCCGGGATCAGAAGAAGATCCAGTTCGTGATCCTCCGCGACGAGTCCGGCGCGGTGCAGCTCACCTACAAGCGCCAGGGCGACGAGGACGCGACCGCCGACACCATCTCGGGCCTCGCCGCGGGCACGTTCCTCACCGCCACCGGCACGCTCAAGCACGACGAGCGCGTGAAGCTCGGCGGCCTGGAGGTCGGCCTGTCCGGCATCGAGGTCGCGGGCGCGGCCATCCCCGAGACCCCCATCGCGGCCGACTCCTCCATCGACAAGCGCCTCGACTGGCGCTTCATCGACCTGCGCGCGCCCCGCAACTCGCTCATCTTCCGCGTGCAGACCACGCTGGTCCACGCGCTGCGCACCTACTGGGTCGAGCACGACTTCATCGAGGTCTTCTCCCCCAAGCTCATGGCCACGCCCTCCGAGTCGAACGCCGAGCTCTTCAAGGTCGACTACTTCGACGGCGTCGCGTACCTCGCGCAGAGCCCGCAGTTCTTCAAGCAGATGGCGCAGTCCGCCGGCTTCGGCAAGATGTTCGAGGTCGGCCCGGCGTTCCGCGCCGACCCGTCCTTCACCTCGCGCCACGCGACCGAGTTCACCTCGGTGGACGCGGAGATCAGCTGGATCGAGAGCCACGAGGACGTCGCCCGGCTCCAGGAGGAGCTCATCGTCGCCGCGCTGACCGCGGTGAAGGAGAAGCACGGCGACGAGATCCGCGAGCTGTTCGACGTGGAGGTGACCGTGCCGAGCATCCCGTTCCCGCGGATCCCGCTGCTCGAGGCCAAGGACATCGTCGCGAAGCGCGGCCACGTGATCGACCGCGCCGACGACGACCTCGACCCCGAGGGCGAGCGCCAGATCGCGGCGCACGTGATGGAGGAGTTCGGCCACGAGTTCGTGTTCCTCACCGACTACCCGTCGTCGATCCGGCCGTTCTACCACATGCGCAACGCCGAGGACCCGACGATCACGAACAGCTACGACCTCATCTGGAACGGCGTCGAGATCACCACGGGAGCGCAGCGCGAGCACCGCGTCGACGTGCTCGAGGCGCAGGCCCGGGAGAAGGGCCTCGACCCCGAGGAGCTCGGCTCGTACCTCGACTTCTTCCGCTACGGCGTGCCGCCGCACGGCGGCTTCGGCATGGGCCTCAACCGCGTGCTGATGCTGCTGCTGCACCAGTCGAACCTGCGCGAGGTCACCTACCTGTTCCGCGGCCCGAACCGGCTCGCCCCGTAG
- a CDS encoding ArsR/SmtB family transcription factor — MADIFDVVGDPTRRDLLRVLLDRRAVPEAPTGEISVSELVQTLGISQPTVSKHLRVLRDIGLVSVREEGQHRYYRLEPAPLEALDAWVAPFVDDDRAEPADDGHADPDTGLLGGGLSADPDAGDDGEPAGYPFAASLGRIWADTRYQAAAAVHDATRVAGSAGQASLGRLRGWKPGNSRDA; from the coding sequence ATGGCTGACATCTTCGACGTCGTGGGGGACCCCACCCGCCGCGACCTCCTCCGCGTGCTGCTCGACCGACGCGCGGTGCCCGAGGCGCCGACCGGGGAGATCAGCGTCTCGGAGCTCGTGCAGACCCTCGGGATCAGCCAGCCGACCGTGTCGAAGCACCTGCGGGTGCTGCGCGACATCGGCCTCGTCTCCGTGCGGGAGGAGGGTCAGCACCGCTACTACCGCCTCGAGCCGGCGCCGCTCGAGGCGCTGGACGCGTGGGTCGCGCCCTTCGTCGACGACGACCGGGCTGAGCCGGCCGACGACGGGCACGCGGATCCCGACACGGGGCTGCTCGGCGGCGGCCTGTCGGCGGACCCCGACGCCGGCGACGACGGCGAGCCGGCCGGCTACCCGTTCGCCGCGTCCCTCGGCCGGATCTGGGCTGACACCCGCTACCAGGCGGCCGCCGCCGTGCACGACGCCACGCGCGTCGCGGGCTCGGCGGGCCAGGCGTCGCTCGGCCGGCTGCGCGGTTGGAAGCCGGGGAATTCGCGGGACGCGTGA
- the upp gene encoding uracil phosphoribosyltransferase, producing the protein MRVHVADHPLITHKLTALRDRTTPSPVFRSLADELVTLLAYEATRDVRVETITVQTPVAPAEGLTLSDPKPLVVPILRAGLGMLDGLMRLMPSAEVGFLGMVRNEETLQPDIYAERLPTDLSNRQCFVVDPMLATGGSLLAAIEYLFDRGAVDVTCICLIAAPEGLKAVEEATEGREVTIVLGALDEKLDEVGYIIPGLGDAGDRLYGTAAH; encoded by the coding sequence ATGCGAGTCCACGTAGCCGACCACCCGCTCATCACGCACAAGCTGACGGCGCTGCGGGACCGCACCACCCCCTCCCCCGTGTTCCGCAGCCTGGCCGACGAGCTCGTCACCCTGCTCGCCTACGAGGCCACGCGCGACGTGCGCGTCGAGACGATCACGGTGCAGACGCCGGTCGCCCCCGCCGAGGGCCTCACGCTCAGCGACCCGAAGCCGCTCGTGGTCCCCATCCTCCGCGCCGGTCTCGGCATGCTCGACGGCCTGATGCGCCTCATGCCGAGCGCCGAGGTCGGCTTCCTCGGCATGGTGCGCAACGAGGAGACGCTCCAGCCGGACATCTACGCCGAGCGCCTTCCGACCGACCTCTCCAACCGCCAGTGCTTCGTCGTCGACCCGATGCTCGCCACGGGCGGATCGCTCCTCGCCGCCATCGAGTACCTCTTCGACCGCGGCGCGGTGGACGTCACGTGCATCTGCCTCATCGCCGCACCCGAGGGCCTGAAGGCCGTCGAGGAGGCGACCGAGGGTCGCGAGGTCACCATCGTGCTGGGCGCGCTCGACGAGAAGCTCGACGAGGTGGGCTACATCATCCCGGGCCTCGGCGACGCTGGCGACCGCCTGTACGGCACCGCCGCCCACTGA
- the proC gene encoding pyrroline-5-carboxylate reductase: MPDASRSAPSAPAETVRLPSLAMLGTGSMNGAILGGLLQPGVEVDGDVRVTTRSAASATALGERDGVTASSVEEDADANRRAVRGARVVIVGVKPHMVPDLLREIADDLDPGALVISVAAGVTIATFEELLPESIAVLRSMPNTPSLVGRGVTGLAAGTRSTPEDLAVARAVFATVGDVVEVPEERIDALSTISGSGPAYVFLLIEELTRTAEAKGFSADEARVLVQGTFRGAVELLAASDDEPAELRRRVTSPKGTTERAVEVLEAADLSGLFDRATDAALARARELAAG, encoded by the coding sequence ATGCCCGACGCCTCCCGCTCCGCCCCGTCCGCTCCCGCCGAGACCGTCCGCCTCCCGTCGCTCGCGATGCTCGGCACCGGATCCATGAACGGCGCCATCCTTGGTGGCCTGCTGCAGCCGGGCGTCGAGGTCGACGGCGACGTGCGCGTGACCACCCGCTCGGCCGCCAGCGCCACGGCGCTCGGCGAGCGCGACGGCGTCACCGCGTCGAGCGTCGAGGAGGACGCGGACGCCAACCGGCGCGCGGTCCGCGGCGCGCGGGTCGTGATCGTGGGCGTGAAGCCGCACATGGTGCCCGACCTGCTGCGCGAGATCGCCGACGACCTGGATCCCGGCGCGCTCGTGATCAGCGTCGCCGCCGGCGTGACGATCGCCACCTTCGAGGAGCTGCTGCCGGAGAGCATCGCGGTGCTGCGCTCGATGCCGAACACGCCCTCGCTCGTCGGCCGCGGCGTGACGGGCCTCGCCGCGGGCACGCGCTCGACGCCCGAGGACCTGGCGGTCGCCCGGGCCGTGTTCGCCACGGTCGGTGACGTCGTCGAGGTCCCCGAGGAGCGGATCGACGCCCTCAGCACGATCTCCGGATCCGGCCCCGCCTACGTCTTCCTGCTCATCGAGGAGCTGACCCGCACGGCCGAGGCCAAGGGCTTCAGCGCCGACGAGGCGCGCGTGCTCGTGCAGGGCACGTTCCGCGGGGCGGTCGAGCTGCTGGCCGCGTCCGACGACGAGCCCGCCGAGCTCCGCCGCCGGGTCACGAGCCCGAAGGGCACGACCGAGCGGGCCGTCGAGGTGCTGGAGGCGGCGGATCTGTCAGGTCTGTTCGACCGAGCGACCGACGCCGCGCTCGCCCGGGCCCGGGAGCTCGCGGCGGGCTGA
- the tadA gene encoding tRNA adenosine(34) deaminase TadA, translating into MSVALDEARACTATGDVPVGALVVDAGGVVIGRGRNLREARQDPTAHAEVEALREAAATTGDRHLVGTTLVVTLEPCVMCAGAILAARVPRVVFGAWDEKAGAAGSLYDVLRDRRLPHRAEVFAGVAAEECAALLDAFFAGRRGGSGAAARGA; encoded by the coding sequence ATGTCCGTGGCGCTCGACGAGGCCAGGGCATGCACGGCCACGGGAGACGTGCCCGTGGGGGCGCTCGTGGTCGACGCGGGCGGGGTCGTCATCGGGCGGGGGCGGAACCTCCGGGAGGCCAGGCAGGACCCCACCGCGCACGCCGAGGTCGAGGCGCTGCGCGAAGCCGCCGCGACGACGGGTGACCGGCACCTGGTCGGGACCACGCTCGTGGTCACGCTCGAGCCGTGCGTGATGTGCGCGGGTGCGATCCTCGCGGCGCGCGTGCCGCGGGTCGTCTTCGGCGCGTGGGACGAGAAGGCGGGCGCGGCCGGATCCCTCTACGACGTGCTGCGCGACCGACGGCTGCCGCACCGCGCGGAGGTGTTCGCGGGCGTCGCGGCGGAGGAGTGCGCGGCGCTGCTCGACGCGTTCTTCGCGGGGCGGCGGGGCGGATCCGGCGCCGCTGCGCGGGGCGCCTGA
- a CDS encoding potassium channel family protein, translating to MGERIPHNAPVLVIGLGRFGAATAGQLARLDREVLAIDASEGLVQKWSDRVTHAVQADARNIEALQQLGAKDFSIAVVAVGSSIEASVLITANLVDLKIPQIWAKAISQSHGKILERIGANHVIYPEAEAGERVAHLVSGRMLDFIEFDDDFVLAKMYPPKPIRGMTLLESAVRRKHRITVVGVKTPGKPFTYATSETLVSNHDLIIVSGTSADIERFASLS from the coding sequence ATGGGCGAACGCATCCCCCACAACGCCCCCGTGCTCGTCATCGGGCTCGGCCGCTTCGGCGCCGCGACCGCGGGCCAGCTCGCGCGGCTCGACCGCGAGGTGCTCGCGATCGACGCGAGCGAGGGGCTCGTGCAGAAGTGGTCCGACCGGGTCACCCACGCCGTGCAGGCCGACGCGCGCAACATCGAGGCCCTGCAGCAGCTGGGCGCCAAGGACTTCTCGATCGCGGTCGTCGCGGTCGGGTCGTCCATCGAGGCCAGCGTGCTCATCACGGCGAACCTCGTGGACCTCAAGATCCCGCAGATCTGGGCCAAGGCCATCAGCCAGTCGCACGGCAAGATCCTCGAGCGCATCGGCGCGAACCACGTCATCTACCCGGAGGCGGAGGCGGGCGAGCGCGTCGCGCACCTCGTGTCCGGCCGGATGCTCGACTTCATCGAGTTCGACGACGACTTCGTGCTCGCCAAGATGTACCCGCCGAAGCCCATCCGAGGCATGACGCTGCTGGAGTCGGCCGTGCGGAGGAAGCACCGGATCACGGTGGTCGGCGTGAAGACGCCCGGCAAGCCCTTCACCTACGCGACCTCGGAGACGCTGGTGTCGAACCACGACCTCATCATCGTGTCGGGCACCTCGGCCGACATCGAGCGGTTCGCCTCGCTGTCCTGA
- a CDS encoding DUF7882 family protein, whose product MGQLIFDSSTRTTIDDRALAHLQIVMLNKLRRRESFAFSWKYPASEGDGRSTVWVAPELPLHFRFSGSRPPAINPVWVEVLMDSANTGSGLHLLPEPPLGSGAHADASLD is encoded by the coding sequence ATGGGCCAGCTGATCTTCGACAGCAGCACCCGCACCACCATCGACGACCGCGCGCTCGCGCACCTCCAGATCGTGATGCTCAACAAGCTCCGCCGCCGGGAGAGCTTCGCGTTCTCGTGGAAGTACCCGGCGTCCGAGGGCGACGGCCGCAGCACCGTGTGGGTCGCGCCCGAGCTGCCGCTGCACTTCCGCTTCTCGGGCAGTCGCCCGCCCGCGATCAACCCGGTGTGGGTGGAGGTGCTCATGGACAGCGCGAACACCGGCTCCGGGCTGCACCTGCTGCCGGAGCCCCCGCTCGGCTCCGGCGCGCACGCCGACGCCTCCCTCGACTGA